The following proteins are co-located in the Procambarus clarkii isolate CNS0578487 chromosome 16, FALCON_Pclarkii_2.0, whole genome shotgun sequence genome:
- the LOC138365289 gene encoding uncharacterized protein, whose product MKMLREISDAADDPVEELLRVRSVEELLRVRSVEELLRVRSVEKLLRIRSVEELLRIRSVEKLLRIRSVEELLRIRSVEELLRVRSVEKLLRIRSVEELLRVRSVEKLLRVRSVEKLLRVRSVEKLLRVRSVEKLLRVRSIEELLRVRSS is encoded by the exons ATGAAGATGCTGAGGGAGATAAGTGATGCTGCCGACGACCCTG TTGAGGAGCTGCTCAGAGTCCGGTCAGTTGAGGAGCTGCTCAGAGTCCGGTCAGTTGAGGAGCTGCTCAGAGTCCGGTCAGTTGAGAAGCTGCTCAGAATCCGGTCAGTTGAGGAGCTGCTCAGAATCCGGTCAGTTGAGAAGCTGCTCAGAATCCGGTCAGTTGAGGAGCTGCTCAGAATCCGGTCAGTTGAGGAGCTGCTCAGAGTCCGGTCAGTTGAGAAGCTGCTCAGAATCCGGTCAGTTGAGGAGCTGCTCAGAGTCCGGTCAGTTGAGAAGCTACTGAGAGTCCGGTCAGTTGAGAAGCTACTGAGAGTCCGGTCAGTTGAGAAGCTACTGAGAGTCCGGTCAGTTGAGAAGCTGCTCAGAGTCCGGTCAATTGAGGAGCTGCTCAGAGTCCGGTCAAGTTGA